In Gossypium arboreum isolate Shixiya-1 chromosome 5, ASM2569848v2, whole genome shotgun sequence, a single genomic region encodes these proteins:
- the LOC108451882 gene encoding ribonuclease H2 subunit A — protein MGSEAPLPKWASTPCIMGIDEAGRGPVLGPMVYGCLYCARSYQKTLASLNFADSKTLKEEKREELFENLKADESIGWSVDVIDPRELSAKMLKKNKVNLNEISHDSAIGLINRVLNMGVLLTEVYLDTVGDADKYRIKLSERFPSIKFVVAKKADSLYPVVSGASIVAKVTRDRALREWVLEETSENMHRSFGSGYPGDSETKAWLAHHKHSIFGFPTLVRFSWGTCTSYYKDMVEVLWESDKVDEDVGYGSSGKQLKLSNIGFGKASKRKIEEIESSGKGRCKFFHSRKLEQLTHF, from the exons ATGGGATCGGAAGCTCCTCTCCCCAAATGGGCATCTACTCCTTGCATTATGGGCATTGATGAAGCCGGGCGTGGCCCTGTTTTAG GACCCATGGTGTATGGTTGCCTTTACTGTGCTCGCTCTTATCAGAAAACTCTTGCTTCCTTGAATTTTGCTG ATTCAAAGACTCTAAAGGAAGAGAAGAGGGAAGAATTGTTTGAGAATTTAAAAGCTGATGAATCGATAGGGTGGTCTGTTGATGTTATAGATCCAAGGGAGCTCTCAGCTAAAATGCTAAAGAA GAATAAGGTGAACCTGAATGAGATATCACATGATTCTGCAATCGGTCTCATCAATAGGGTATTGAACATGGGAGTTCTTCTAACTGAG GTTTACCTTGATACAGTTGGAGATGCTGACAAGTATAGAATCAAACTGTCTGAAAGATTTCCATCCATCAAATTTGTTGTTGCAAAGAAGGCTGATAGTCTTTATCCAGTTGTGAGTGGGGCAAGCATAGTGGCTAAG GTAACCAGAGACAGAGCCTTGCGAGAATGGGTGCTGGAGGAAACTTCTGAAAACATGCATAGGAGTTTTGGTTCTGGATATCCAGGAG ATTCTGAAACAAAGGCTTGGCTGGCACATCATAAACACTCAATATTTGGATTCCCAACACTAGTCCGCTTCAGTTGGGGTACTTGCACTTCATATTACAAGGATATGGTTGAAGTGTTATG GGAATCTGATAAGGTGGATGAAGATGTTGGTTATGGCAGCAGTGGGAAGCAATTGAAACTAAGTAATATTGGTTTCGGCAAGGCGTCGAAGCGGAAAATTGAAGAAATAGAATCAAGTGGTAAAGGGAGATGTAAGTTCTTCCATTCTCGTAAGCTTGAGCAACTCACTCATTTCTAG
- the LOC108451883 gene encoding uncharacterized protein LOC108451883, whose protein sequence is MAYIQNGRHALRQIIKETNVQQSHDRLMQPLFYACQGIRYRKLDVILTTSIEKLGKAGETVKVAPGYFRNHLMPKLLAVPNIDKFAYLIKEQRKIYQPKEEEVQVVTKNVEDKSKVYEKAAYRLLNGRLVLRRSINVEKFRARSTKDDPIELRSPVTKDEIVAEVARQLCVQIDPENLHLPTPLETFGLFDVQLRMPKSIPLPEGRYNWTLKVKIRGK, encoded by the exons ATGGCTTATATCCAGAATGGAAGACATGCCCTTCGGCAAATTATCAAAGAAACGAATGTCCAGCAAAGCCATGACCGTTTGATGCAACCTCTGTTCTATGCTTGTCAAGGAATTAGATACAGAAAGTTGGATGTGATTCTTACGACG AGCATTGAGAAACTTGGCAAAGCTGGTGAGACTGTCAAAGTCGCTCCTGGTTATTTTCGCAATCATCTGATGCCGAAATTGCTTGCTGTTCCTAATATTGATAAGTTCGCTTATCTCATTAAGGAGCAGCGTAAG ATTTATCAACCCAAGGAAGAAGAGGTTCAAGTAGTTACAAAGAATGTGGAAGATAAGAGCAAAGTATATGAAAAGGCTGCATATCGTCTACTTAATGGCCGGCTG GTATTAAGGAGATCTATCAATGTTGAAAAGTTTCGTGCCCGATCGACCAAAGATGACCCAATTGAATTGCGCTCACCTGTGACAAAAGATGAAATTGTTGCTGAG GTTGCAAGGCAGCTTTGCGTTCAAATTGATCCTGAAAATCTGCACCTTCCAACACCTTTGGAAACATTTGGACTGTTTGATGTGCAATTGCGGATGCCAAAATCCATACCGCTCCCAGAAGGAAGGTATAATTGGACGCTTAAAGTTAAAATCCGAGGTAAATAA